A genomic window from Lotus japonicus ecotype B-129 chromosome 1, LjGifu_v1.2 includes:
- the LOC130734473 gene encoding casein kinase 1-like protein 3 isoform X1, with protein MERVIRGKYKVGRKIGSGSFGEIYIGSHVDTSEIVAIKMENKKTTHPQLLYEGKLYSILQGGCGIPRMKWCGTDGDNNVLVLELLGPNLEDFLCYCGGKFSLKTVLMLADQMLTRTEYLHSKGFLHRDMKPDNFLMGLGRKANQVNMIDFGLAKGYRDPNTNKHIPYRENKNLTGTARYASCNTHRGIEQSRRDDLESLGYVLMYFIRGSLPWQGLQAATKMQKFEKLCQTKLSTSIEVLCKSYPMEFSSYFHYCRCLKFDQRPDYGFLKGLFRDLFTRKGYKSDYLFDWTILKFQQTMLQSQSNAPIAILSDLDQLDVDKHKENYSIQNAVERPSVNCDPPRVCMEIRAPNVQNINHKIQTVNVDSSISKVSTNNLSKPKRPMETSKFDHVSGNKSSALESFVPSLRRVSSFK; from the exons ATGGAGAGAGTTATCAGAGGAAAGTATAAAGTCGGTCGCAAAATTGGTAGTGGATCCTTCGGTGAAATTTATATTG GGTCGCATGTCGACACTTCTGAGATTGTGGCCATCAAGATG GAGAACAAGAAAACTACACATCCGCAGTTACTGTATGAGGGCAAGTTATATAGTATTCTTCAAGGAGGAT GTGGTATTCCGAGAATGAAATGGTGTGGTACTGATGGAGATAACAATGTTCTCGTTCTTGAACTTCTCGGACCGAATCTTGAAGATTTCTTATGCTACTGTGGTGGGAAGTTTTcattaaaaacagttttgaTGTTGGCTGATCAGATG CTTACTAGGACAGAGTATTTGCATTCCAAGGGATTCTTGCATAGAGATATGAAACCAGATAACTTCCTTATGGGTCTTGGGAGGAAAGCTAACCAG GTTAATATGATTGATTTTGGACTTGCAAAAGGATATAGGGACCCTAATACAAACAAGCATATCCCTTACAG AGAGAACAAAAACTTAACAGGAACTGCACGCTATGCAAGTTGCAATACTCACCGAGGAATTG AGCAAAGTCGTCGAGATGATTTGGAGTCTCTTGGCTATGTTCTTATGTATTTTATAAGAGGAAG CCTTCCTTGGCAGGGTCTACAAGCTGCCACCAAAATGcaaaaatttgaaaaacttTGTCAAACCAAGTTATCAACTTCCATTGAG GTACTTTGCAAGTCATATCCGATGGAGTTTAGTTCTTACTTTCATTATTGTCGCTGTTTAAAATTTGATCAACGACCAGATTATGGATTTTTGAAGGGCCTATTTCGCGATTTGTTCACCCGAAAAG GATACAAGTCTGACTATTTATTTGACTGGACGATTCTAAAATTTCAGCAGACAATGCTACAAAGTCAATCAAAT GCTCCAATTGCTATCCTTAGTGATCTTGACCAACTAGATGTAGATAAGCATAAAG AAAATTATTCCATTCAAAATGCTGTAGAAAGACCATCAGTCAATTGTGATCCTCCACGTGTTTGTATGGAGATAAGGGCACCTAACGTTCAAAATATTAATCACAAGATTCAG ACTGTGAATGTTGACTCATCTATTTCCAAAGTCTCTACAAATAATCTCTCAAAACCAAAAAGGCCCATGGAAACCTCAAAATTTGATCATGTATCTGGCAATAAATCTAGTGCTCTTGAAAGTTTTGTTCCTTCACTGCGCCGAGTTTCATCATTCAAATAG
- the LOC130734473 gene encoding casein kinase 1-like protein 3 isoform X2, producing the protein MERVIRGKYKVGRKIGSGSFGEIYIGSHVDTSEIVAIKMENKKTTHPQLLYEGKLYSILQGGCGIPRMKWCGTDGDNNVLVLELLGPNLEDFLCYCGGKFSLKTVLMLADQMLTRTEYLHSKGFLHRDMKPDNFLMGLGRKANQVNMIDFGLAKGYRDPNTNKHIPYRENKNLTGTARYASCNTHRGIEQSRRDDLESLGYVLMYFIRGSLPWQGLQAATKMQKFEKLCQTKLSTSIEVLCKSYPMEFSSYFHYCRCLKFDQRPDYGFLKGLFRDLFTRKGYKSDYLFDWTILKFQQTMLQSQSNAPIAILSDLDQLDVDKHKENYSIQNAVERPSVNCDPPRVCMEIRAPNVQNINHKIQKQ; encoded by the exons ATGGAGAGAGTTATCAGAGGAAAGTATAAAGTCGGTCGCAAAATTGGTAGTGGATCCTTCGGTGAAATTTATATTG GGTCGCATGTCGACACTTCTGAGATTGTGGCCATCAAGATG GAGAACAAGAAAACTACACATCCGCAGTTACTGTATGAGGGCAAGTTATATAGTATTCTTCAAGGAGGAT GTGGTATTCCGAGAATGAAATGGTGTGGTACTGATGGAGATAACAATGTTCTCGTTCTTGAACTTCTCGGACCGAATCTTGAAGATTTCTTATGCTACTGTGGTGGGAAGTTTTcattaaaaacagttttgaTGTTGGCTGATCAGATG CTTACTAGGACAGAGTATTTGCATTCCAAGGGATTCTTGCATAGAGATATGAAACCAGATAACTTCCTTATGGGTCTTGGGAGGAAAGCTAACCAG GTTAATATGATTGATTTTGGACTTGCAAAAGGATATAGGGACCCTAATACAAACAAGCATATCCCTTACAG AGAGAACAAAAACTTAACAGGAACTGCACGCTATGCAAGTTGCAATACTCACCGAGGAATTG AGCAAAGTCGTCGAGATGATTTGGAGTCTCTTGGCTATGTTCTTATGTATTTTATAAGAGGAAG CCTTCCTTGGCAGGGTCTACAAGCTGCCACCAAAATGcaaaaatttgaaaaacttTGTCAAACCAAGTTATCAACTTCCATTGAG GTACTTTGCAAGTCATATCCGATGGAGTTTAGTTCTTACTTTCATTATTGTCGCTGTTTAAAATTTGATCAACGACCAGATTATGGATTTTTGAAGGGCCTATTTCGCGATTTGTTCACCCGAAAAG GATACAAGTCTGACTATTTATTTGACTGGACGATTCTAAAATTTCAGCAGACAATGCTACAAAGTCAATCAAAT GCTCCAATTGCTATCCTTAGTGATCTTGACCAACTAGATGTAGATAAGCATAAAG AAAATTATTCCATTCAAAATGCTGTAGAAAGACCATCAGTCAATTGTGATCCTCCACGTGTTTGTATGGAGATAAGGGCACCTAACGTTCAAAATATTAATCACAAGATTCAG AAACAATAG
- the LOC130734472 gene encoding probable ribosome biogenesis protein RLP24 — protein sequence MRLEKCWFCSSTVYPGHGIQFVRNDAKIFRFCRSKCHKNFKMKRNPRKVKWTKAYRRVHGKDMTKDSTFEFERKRNRPERYDRNVKEDVLKAIPKIAKIRAIREETHHKKMKQGKHEKLRREAEKELKQGINMVKAPSVFQQDPSYTLPAIKVKVSQQKSVENHPMEE from the exons ATGAGGTTGGAGAAATGCTGGTTTTGTTCTTCAACCGTATACCCTGGACATGGAATCCAGTTTGTCCGTAATGATGCCAAG ATTTTTCGGTTCTGTAGATCCAAATGCCACAAGAACTTTAAAATGAAGAGGAATCCTCGTAAAGTAAAATGGACCAAGGCATATAGGCGAGTGCATGGAAAGGATATGACAAAG GATTCAACCTTTGAGTTTGAGAGAAAGCGAAATAGACCTGAGAGATATGACAGGAATGTTAAGGAGGATGTCCTCAAGGCCATTCCTAAGATTGCTAAGATCAGAGCTATCAGGGAGGAGACACACCATAAGAAAAT GAAGCAAGGCAAACATGAAAAACTGCGGAGGGAGGCAGAAAAGGAGTTGAAGCAGGGCATCAACATGGTCAAAGCTCCTTCTGTTTTTCAACAGGATCCGTCCTACACTTTACCGGCAATCAAGGTCAAGGTTTCCCAACAGAAATCAGTGGAGAATCATCCTATGGAAGAATGA